A section of the Pan paniscus chromosome 7, NHGRI_mPanPan1-v2.0_pri, whole genome shotgun sequence genome encodes:
- the GPR20 gene encoding G-protein coupled receptor 20: MPSVSPAGPSAGAVPNATAVTTVRTNASGLEVPLFHLFARLDEELHGAFPGLWLALMAVHGAIFLAGLVLNGLALYVFCCRTRAKTPSVIYTINLVVTDLLVGLSLPTRFAVYYGARGCLHCAFPHVLGYFLNMHCSILFLTCICVDRYLAIVRPEGSRRCRQPACARAVCAFVWLAAGAVTLSVLGVTGSRPCCRVFALTVLEFLLPLLVISVFTGRIMCALSRPGLLRQGRQRRVRAMQLLLTVLIIFLVCFTPFHARQVAVALWPDMPHHTSLVVYHVAVTLSSLNSCMDPIVYCFVTSGFQATVRGLFGQHGEREPSSGDVVSMHRSSKGSGRHHILSAGPHALTQALANGPEA; this comes from the coding sequence ATGCCCTCTGTGTCTCCAGCGGGGCCCTCGGCCGGGGCAGTCCCCAATGCCACCGCAGTGACAACAGTGCGGACCAATGCCAGCGGGCTGGAGGTGCCCCTGTTCCACCTGTTTGCCCGGCTGGACGAGGAGCTGCATGGCGCCTTCCCAGGCCTGTGGCTGGCGCTGATGGCGGTGCACGGAGCCATCTTCCTGGCGGGGCTGGTGCTCAACGGGCTGGCGCTGTACGTCTTCTGCTGCCGCACCCGGGCCAAGACACCCTCAGTCATCTACACCATCAACCTGGTGGTGACCGATCTACTGGTAGGGCTGTCCCTGCCCACGCGCTTCGCTGTGTACTACGGCGCCAGGGGCTGCCTGCACTGCGCCTTCCCGCACGTCCTCGGTTACTTCCTCAACATGCACTGCTCCATCCTCTTCCTCACCTGCATCTGCGTGGACCGCTACCTGGCCATCGTACGGCCCGAAGGCTCCCGCCGCTGCCGCCAGCCTGCCTGTGCCAGGGCCGTGTGCGCCTTCGTGTGGCTGGCCGCCGGTGCCGTCACCCTGTCGGTGCTGGGCGTGACAGGCAGCCGGCCCTGCTGCCGTGTCTTTGCGCTGACTGTCCTGGAGTTCCTGCTGCCTCTGCTGGTCATCAGCGTGTTTACCGGCCGCATCATGTGTGCACTGTCGCGGCCGGGTCTGCTCCGCCAGGGTCGCCAGCGCCGCGTGCGGGCCATGCAGCTCCTGCTCACGGTGCTCATCATCTTTCTCGTCTGCTTCACGCCCTTCCATGCCCGCCAAGTGGCCGTGGCGCTGTGGCCCGACATGCCACACCACACGAGCCTCGTGGTCTACCACGTGGCCGTGACCCTCAGCAGCCTCAACAGCTGCATGGACCCCATCGTCTACTGCTTCGTCACCAGTGGCTTCCAGGCCACCGTCCGAGGCCTCTTCGGCCAGCACGGAGAGCGTGAGCCCAGCAGTGGTGACGTGGTCAGCATGCACAGGAGCTCCAAGGGCTCAGGCCGTCATCACATCCTCAGTGCCGGCCCTCACGCCCTCACCCAGGCCCTGGCTAATGGGCCTGAGGCTTAG